TACCTCATAGTGAAGTTCACAATAATGTAAAACTCGTAGGTAATTTTATTCAAGATGGTACTGTGTTAAAATATGACAATCCTAAAAAAATAGTAAAATATTTTGCCGATATGGAAGAAAGTTCTAAAAAATTATTTGTTATACTTGATGAAATGTTAGCTGAGTATAATAAGTAATCACATTTTTGTGATATTTATTTATGTTAAGTAGTTCTTAAGAAATTGTTTACCTTTATTTAGTACAATTACAGTATCTCAATTATGTTTCCCCCTTTTTACATAAGCGAGACAAGATAATCTTAATAATTATTTTGACTTCAGCTAAGTTTTTCCCCTTTTTTATACACTTAGCTGAAGTACTATTTCTATCACATTTTACATATAATAAAAAATAATATCACTTTAAAGCACTATTACAGCTAACTATGATAAAATCTTATAATTAAATCTAATAGGTAGCTTAAATATGAAAATTAACTCATTAAAAAACTCGTTTAGAATCTCCCTAACTGCCATAACTATAAGTTTATTTATAGTCTTTTATTTCTTCTCTTCTTACATACATACAAACTTAACTATTGAAGAGAATCAAAAGATATCTGAATCTTTATCTAAACAAGTATTTAATTCAATGTATCAAGTTATGAGAAAGGGTTGGAGCCGAAAAGATTTAAAAAAATTTTTAGATGAAACAAAAAGCTCATTTGACGGTTCAAACTATGATGTAGAGATTTTCCGTGGGGAGAAAGTTGAGAAAATTTTCGGAGAAATAGAACAAAACAAAATTACAAAAGATGTACAAAAAGTATTTGATACAAAAACAAAACTATCAAGTTCTACAAATGAATCAACTAAAATAATTACGCCTATCATAGCCAAAAACGAATGTGTAAAATGCCATGTAAATGTTACAGAAGGAGATATATTAGGTGTAGTTAGAGTTGAGTATAACTTTAAAGACATTATAGAAAATACAAAACATAAATACTTTATATTCTCTTTGATCATTCTTCCTCTAATGATTGTCATAGTGTACTTTTTAGCCAAAAACCTTCTTAATAAAATAAATCTATCTCTTAATTCGTTTGAAGATAAAGTTAACAGTATCAACAGTGTAAAAGACTTTAAAAAAATAGAGGTGTGTAAAGACAAGAAAACTTATGTAGAGTTTGATAAAGTAATACAAGGGTTAAATACCCTAAGCCAAAAACTAAAAGATATCGCCGTAGATAAAGATATTTTAGAGTTTGAAGTTAAGCTGCTTGATAAGATGATCATTACGTCAGATATTATTAAAGACTGGAAAGAGTATATAAAAGATCTCTTACATGAGATCAATATAGTCCTTCCTGTTTATTGTTTAATAACTATTTTTAAAACTGAAAATGAGCACTATGAGATAGAGATATTTTGGTATGGGAAACCTGAAGAGAACCTACTTGAACATTTAAACGAAGTTGCTAAAAAAATGATACTGGATCATCACCATTTAGAAGATGCAGAATGTAATATAAACCATAATTTCAGCGAAGAGAATATATGTTTAACAAAATTGGCCATTGATGATATTGAGCATGAAGCAAAATCTATACTTTTAGACGCACCAAAAATCGGTGGTATAGTTGGGCTTGGCGTACAGTCAAAACTTGAAAAAGATTCGGTTCACTCTATAGTGATCGATTCAATTTTAACAACTCTTCTTAATCTTGTAGGTTCAATAAAAGCTATAAACAAATATACCGAAAACCTCGAGTTTTATGCTACAAGAGATCCTCTAACTGGACTTTTTTCACAAAGAGTTTTTAGAGATCTACTTGAATATGAAGTAAAAAGAGCCAATAGCCACAAATACGAATTTGGTGTAATCGTAATTGATTGTGATAACTTTAAACCAATAAATGACACATACGGTCATAGCTTTGGAGATGAATTCTTAAAAGCTTTTGCAAATTTACTTGAAAATTCAAAAAGACCAGAAGATATTCTTTCAAGATACGGTGGAGATGAATTTACTCTTGTAATTCCTGAGAGCACTATAAACGAAACATATACGGTTGCAAAAAGAATACTTGAAAATGTTGAAAAATTTGAGCTTACTGCACCTGATGGTACGATCACAAGTATGACAGTATCTATAGGGATTGCCCAATACCCTGAACACTCACAAAATGAGAAAGAGCTTTTTGATATAGCCGACTCTATGATGTATAAAGCTAAGTACGAGGGTAAAAACTCTGTTAGATATCCAAATGAAACAGATATAGAAGAGATACACCAAAAGATGGAGGACCAGTCTATTATAGTTTTAGATGCTATAAAACATGAAAAAATAGTCCCTCACTTTCAACCTATAATGAACGCCTCTACTGATAAAATAGAGATAAATGAACTTCTTATGAGAATAGAGCTTGACGGGGATATTATATCAGCCGGAAAATTTATCGAAACAGCGGAGTCTCTTGGTATTGTGCACCAGATGGACTATATGGTTATAGAAGCTGCATTTAAAAAGATCAAAGAGGAAAACTATAAAGGACTAATGTTCATTAACCTCTCTCCAAAAGCTTTAATGATAGGTGAGTTTATAAATAAAATAGTATTACTTACTACAAAGTACGGTATAAACCGTGAGCAAATCGTATTTGAAATAACAGAGAGGGAAACGGTTAAAAGCTTCTCTTTACTTGAAAAATTTGTTCAAAATTTAAAAGCTGAAGGCTTTAGTTTCGCAATTGATGATTTTGGTTCAGGTTTCTCAAGCTTTCACTATATAAAAAGATTCCCGATCGATTATATAAAAATCGACGGTGACTTTATTGTGAATCTTCATAACGATAAAAAAGATTTAGCTTTTGTTAAATCTATAATATCTTTAGCAAAAGAGCTTAATGTAAAAACTATCGCAGAGTTTGTAGAAAACGAAGATGTACTACAGTTTTTAAAAGATATAGAGATCGACTATGTTCAAGGCTTCCATATTGGAAAACCTTCCAAAGTGTTGAAAAATTGATAATAATTTTTATTTAATAATATTATCCTATAATATTTTTAAATTATCAAAAAAAGGATGAATTATGTCAACAACTCAGGAAAACTTAGAAGCTGCATTCGGAGGGGAGAGTCAAGCTTACCAAAAATACAGCGCTTTTGCTAAAAAGGCTGAAAAAGACGGATTTGCGAACATTGCAAAACTTTTTCGTACAACAGCTGAAGCTGAAAGAATCCATGCAGAGGGTCACTTAAAAGCTATGGATAAAGTTGGTTCTACTCTAGAGAATTTAGAAGCTGCTATCGGCGGTGAAACGTATGAGTTTGAAGATATGTATCCACCTATGTATGATCAGGCTGTGGAAGAAAACCATAAAGCTAAAAAGATGTTTGGATATGCTCTAGAAGCTGAAAAAGTTCATGCAGAACTTTATGCAAAAGCACTACAGGCTGTTAAAGATGGTAAAGATTTAGATGAAGTAAATATCTACCTGTGTCCAATCTGTGGTCATATCGAACTTGGAACTCCACCTGAAAATTGTCCTGTATGTGGAGCTAAAGCATCTGCATACGTACAAATATAACAGTTAACAATTTTAAGACTTGCTAGATAATTATCTAGCAAGTTTATCTACTTTTTAAGCTTTAAAACCTCTATAAATTTATCAGCCATCATCTCATAGCCTTCTTTATTAGGATGTACATAATCACTTTTAAGTTCTCTGTGTAACTCTATATATCTTATCACCTCATCTTCAAGCAACAAATCCATCTCCTCTGCCACTTCTTCATATACATCGTGTACACCTAAATCAAATAAAGAAAAATCAGGTACACCGACTAACAAAACTTCCGCACCGCTTTGTTTTATAACTCTTACCATAGCCAAAAGGTTTTCCTTCATCTCTTTTATTGATAATTTATTTAGTATATCGTTAGCACCGTGGCAAAGTATTACCAAATCAGGATTATGTTCTTTTATAAGATGCGGAAGTCTTAATAGTCCCTTACCTGAAGGCTCTCCATTTACACCTGCATTTATAACTTTTAATCCTGTTTTTTTCTCTATTTGTGATGGATAAGAGAATTCCTTGCTTACTCCAAAGCCGTTTGTTAAACTGTCTCCATATGCTAAAATCACGCTACCTTCCCTTAGTGATATCTCTTTTGTATCACTTTCATAATTTTTTACAAAAAGTACAACTAAAAAAGAAAAAAATACTCCCAAACCTATTAGTTTTATATTGCTCATCTTATAAACCTTTTATATATTTTATCAATATTAATCAAAAACTATAAATATCTCTTTATTTAAATAGATTATACTAATAATTACGGAGGTGTCAAATGAAAGTAGCACTAACAGGAGCAAGTGGATTTGTCGGATCATATCTGCTTGAGAGATTTACAGACTATGTTGTAATAGATCGCAAAGACAGTGAAGATGATATTTTAAAAAAATTAGATGGTGTTGATGTTGTTTTTAACCTCGCTGGTGCACCAATCATAAAACGCTGGAGCGAACCTTATAAAAAGACTCTTATATTAAGCCGTATAGACACTACAAATAAACTTGTTAATGCAATAAATAAGAGTGATGTAAAACACTTTATCTCTGCTTCTGCAATCGGCGCTTATCCCGATAATGAAAAATATGATGAAAGCTATACTGAATATGCAGATGATTTTTTAGGCTCTTTGACAAAAGAGTGGGAGTCTGAAGCTATAAGATGTAATAAGCCAACAGCAATAATACGTTTTGGAGTAATACTTGGCAGCAGAGGTGGTGCATTAAAACAGATGCTTACACCTTTTAAATTAGGTGTCGGTGGTATCATCGGCAATGGGAAAATGATGACAAGCTGGATAGATGTGTATGACTTGGTAAATATTTATTCATTCATCATAGAGCATAAACTAACAGGTGTTTTTAATGCGACATCCCCAAATCCAGTCACTAACTATGAGTTTACAAAAACACTAGGCAGTGTTATTCACCGCCCCACTTTTTTACCAATACCCATATTTGCTTTAAAACTAATGTATGGGGATGGTGCAAGTGCATTGACAGGTTCAAAAGAGGTTTACCCTAAAGCACTTATAGATGCAGGGTTTGAGTTTCAATACAAAACTATTAAAGACTCGCTAGAGCATCTATTAAACTAATTTCTAAAAAATACTCTGTTTATTATATATCATTTGATAAAATAGATAAAATTATTTGCTTAAGAAGGTTTTGTCCATGACATTTAAAGGGATGAATATAATTCTCGTTGACGATGATGAACACACTATTTTAAAAGTCAAAAGATACTGTGTTGAAATGGGCATAACGCTAAGTACCTTTAAAGATTCTCTTCAAGCTATGACTTTTGTTATACAGCAACCTATTGACTTGCTTATTGTAAAAAACCAACTAAAATATTTTAAAGGTTTGAACGTTGCGCAAGAATTTAGAAAAGAACATCCAAGCACTCCAATACTTTTACTTAAAGAAGAAAGTGATAAAAAAACGATCTATGAAGATGCTATGAAAATTGGGGTAAATGAATTTTTATCAAAACCTTTTAACTATATAGAATTTAAACTAAGAATAGAAAATCTACTAAAATTACGACAACAAGACATTATTTTAAACGACAAAACAAAACTTCTAAAAACCGAAATAGAAGAAGCCACTTCAGATATGCAGGAAGAAGAGTTCGAAATATTGGAAATACTTGAAAAAACAACAGAATATAAAGATCACAACATTGGCATGCATGTATCAAGAGTAGCCCAGTATTCCAGATTGATTGCAGAGAAGTACGGGCTTACAAAAAGGCATCAAAACATTATATATCATGCCGCACCCTTACATGATATTGGTAAAGTAGGAATTCCTGATATTTTACTTCAAACATCCAGAAAACTGACCGACGAAGAATTTGAACTTATGAAAAAACACACATTAATAGGTTACGATATATTAAAAAATTCAACTAATGAGTTCTTATCTCACGGCGCGATTATAGCTCTAACGCATCATGAAAGGTATGACGGAAGCGGTTATCCTAAAGGGCTCAAATCTCATCACATACCTATAGAGGGTCGTATAGTTGCATTAGCTGATGTATTTGATAATTTAACATCTGATCGTCCATATAAAAAAGCTTGGAGTTTCGAAGAAGCTGTAGAGTCTATAAAAAACAATAGCGGAAAACACTTTGATCCTGAACTTGTAGATATATTTTTAGAAAATATAAACTATATAAAAAGTATTTTCAACTCTTTTTCTAAGTAATATATATGCAAAACTCTCCAATAACTCTTAAATCTATTGCCAAGCTTATTTTAAAAGACAAAAAAACACTAATTTACGGTCAGATTGCCACTATTTTAGCTATTTTAATAAGTGTCCCCGTACCACTTATGCTCCCTATTCTTGTAGATGAAGTGCTTTTAGACAAACCTGCACATTTTGTAAGTGTAATTGATCACTTTTTTACAGATGCAAATGCTTTTGTGTATATAGGCATAGTTACTTTAGCAGTCATATTTTTACGTTTTTTATACTACCTTTTTACAGTTTTAATAACTAAAATTTTTACAAAAATAGCAAAATATGTAACTTTTAAAATTAGAGAGAGATTACTTAGACACCTTAAAGTATCATCAATGAATGAGTACGAAACACTTGGAAGCGGTGCAATTACGGCAAATCTTATAACTGATGTAAATACTCTTGATAGTTTTATAATGAATGTAGCAAGTAAACTTGTTTCATCTGTGCTTATGCTTTTAGCTGTAGGTGCAGTTATGATCATGATAGATCCTATAATGGGTCTACTTATACTTATAATACAGCCAATCATAATGATCCTTAGTAAAAACATGAGTAAAAAGGTCGGTGTACTTAAGAAAAAAGAAAATGCCGCAATAGAGAAGTTTCAAGACAATGTTGGTGAAACTCTGGAGCTTTACGGTCAAATAAAAGCAAGCAACAAAGAGAATTTTTTCTTCTCTGATGCTATTAAACACGCCAAAGAGGTACAAAAAAGCTCAAACGAGTTTGGGTTTAAAAACATAGCTTATGAAAGGCTCTCATATACGATCTTTTTAACAATGTATGAGATACTTAGAGCATCTGGACTTTTACTTGTCGCATACAGTGATCTAAGCATTGGGATGATGTTTGCCATGTTTGGATATATCTGGTTTATCATGACGCCTGTACAAGATATTTTGGGTATGCAGTACTCATATTCATCTGCCATGGCTGCACTGGAGAGACTAAACAAAATACTAACACTTAAGACAGAAAGGTCATCTACAAAACAACTCCAAGGCAATGGAGTAGATATAACTCTTGAGCATCTAAACTTTTCATACATAAAAAACAAACCGACCCTCAAAGATATATCTATGAATATAAAAAGCGGTTCAAAAATAGCACTTATCGGTGCAAGCGGTAGTGGAAAAACAACTTTAGCTCAAGTTATATCAGGATTTTATGAGAGAAACAGTGGTGAGCTTAAATTCAATAATATAAATATTGATGAGCTTGATAAGCACTCACTTCGCTCAAAAATATTTTTAGTGCTGCAAATGCCTATTCTTTTTAATAACACATTGCGTTTTAACATAACTATGGGTGATCACAGTATAAGCGATGAACAGATATATCAAGCTTTAAAAATTGCACAGCTGAGTCAAATGATTGAGGGTATGGATGATGGTTTAGATACTATAGTCGGGCGTCATGGAATCAGGCTCTCAGGCGGTCAAAGACAGCGTCTTAGCATAGCACGTATGATAATTGCCAATCCGGATGTTGTGATCTTTGATGAATCGACCTCAGCGCTGGACGTCCATACAGAAGTTAAATTAAATGCGACTCTAGAGCCAATACTTAAAGATAAAACAGTGATCACAATAGCGCACCGTCTAAGTACGGTTAAGGGAGCAGATATGATCTATGTACTTGATGATGGAAAGATAGTACAAGAGGGAACTCATAATGACCTAGAGGCTGAAGAAGGTCATTATATGGAGTTCATAAAAAAACAGTTAATTTAACTTTATTAAAATAAAGTGTGTTCTATAAGTATTTTTAAACCTATAGCTATTAATATTATACCGCCTAAAAGTTCAGCTTTACTTTCTAAAAAAGCTCCCCCTCTTGCACCAAGTAAAACACCGCCGTAACTAAAAATGAATGTAGTTAGTCCAATAACAAAGACTGAAAGCAAAATGGTTGTTGACATAAGCATCAATGTAAAACCTGCGGCCATTGCATCTATACTTGTAGCTATTGCCAACAATAAAAGAACTTTATTTGTAATTATTGAGATTTCATCTTCAACCGGTTCTCCAAAACTCTCATATATCATTTTACCACCGATTAGTGCAAGCAGTATAAAGGCTACCCAGTGATCAACTGACTCTATAAACTCTGAAAGTCCAATACCTGCCAAATAACCTATAAGGGGCATAAAACCCTGAAAAAATCCAAATAACAACCCGACTTTTAAAGCTAATGTTTTGTTTAATGTTACTTTTTTAGCCCCTAAACCCAAAGATACTGCAAAAGCATCCATACTTAAAGCTACAGCTAGAATAATAAGTTCAATCATATCTCACCAATGTTTTTTTCGAAATTATACTTTATAATTTAAAAATATTAAAACGGAAGTTTTCCCATAACCACATCATTTGTATTTACATATTGTGCACAACCTACTCCGCCTAGTTTTATACAAGCATCTTTCCATACTTTTGAATGTCCCTCATCTTTTATTGAGAAATCACCTAATTTAAACATTAAAGCGTGTGCATATTCATGTGCTATTACACTCTCTACCATATAATCAATACTCTCTTGCATTACATTTTTGTTCAGGTATATTTTCACATCTCCGTCTTTATAAACTGTTAATCCGTAGAGCCTGCCTTTAAACTTGTCAGTAACTATAAGAGGAACTTTATAAGCTCTACCGTAGTGTTGTTGCATGAGAGTTAAAACTTCATTTTCCTTTTTAGATATTCTGTTTTTGTAACTCTGAGGTATATCATTATGTTTAAATTGATAATCGTCGTAATAATTTTTAGATAAATAGATAAGTGCGGTTATTGTAAGAAGGATAAAAGCGTATTCGAGTTTTTTTACAAACAAAACTAACACCTTAAATTTAGAGGGCCAAAAGCCCTCTATTGTATACATAAAGCCTTAGACGAAAGGATCAGCCTCCTCCGTCGTCAAACATATTCATTATTCTCACCATTGTTAAAAATTCTTTGTTGTAATCTTTTAAATGTCTCATAACAAATCCTTTATCAGTGAAGCATCTAGTACTTAGGGTTAGTGACAAAGCTTGAATACAAGAATTACGTAGCAATAGTTATTCCATTGAGATGATTATTTCATAACCTTACGAGCATTTATAGGTTGAACAGGTCTGTTATTAGCATGGTGAAACAAGTGTAAAAACTCTTCAGTTTGCGCTTTTGAAACATGAGAATAGTTTTTTAGAACCATCCATCTAACACCTTCAGAACACGGAGGAGTTGTAAGTGAACCGTTAAATCTATAATATGCTTTGTCTTTTGGCATCATTGTTGCAAACATCTCAGCAGGCATTATACAGCGGTTAGACTCACCAGCTTTATGAGGCATTCTTGACCAAAGTTTTTTAAGGACCTTATTATCTTCCCCATCTTCATACATTAAAGCAACAACTGCAAGAGTTCCATCTTTGTCTGCGTGAACGAAGTGAGCTTCTAGTGGAAAGTTTTTACTCTCTATTTGATTTTCACTAGGTGTATGAAAATGGAACTGTTTTAAATCAAAAGTTTTACCATCAATCTCTATAGAGCTTCCGTCTTTTACATTTATTTGAATTGTATGCCCATTATTGATAATCTCCGTAGCTCTAGTTGTATAGTTAAATTTAATCTCTTTTAAACCTTCAGTTGCAACAGTTACCTCTTTAGAGATATTAATTGGAGATTGACTTTTTCCTTGTTTACACATACCGAACTTCGGACTTAAATCACCCCAGTGCTGTGGACCCTCATGTCCAGTATAACCCCAATGTGTACCTGCTACAAGTGCAGAACTACAAGCTAACGTATAAACTAATGACTTAATAATTTTCATCTTAAGTATCCTTTGTATTATTTTTAATAATATATCTTATCTTAATAAAATGTATTTAAAATGTTTCTTGGATCATTTTATCAAACTGATTCACTTTAATCATAGCTTGTGATACTATTTGTTGCATATCTTCTTCATTTAGATTATATTTTTTTATAAACTCATTTATATGAGATGAATCTGCATTTTCTATGTATCGTGTCATAACCAGAAGCTGTCCAAAAAAACCATTTGCTTCAAACATAGCTTCTTCAACCTCTTCTGTCACCCGAAGTTTATGTAAAAACTCTCGATGTTCTATTTGAAACAATAGATGTATAAGTGACAACATCCCTACCAAATATGCCGTCGATTTTTCAGACATTGATGAATCAGGTTTTATGAGTTTTAAAAGTCCAACCATGATCTCTGTTCTATTTATAACCATCAAAAGCAATGGATGGTTTGGCTTATCACCGTTATCTTTTGATGAGACCATAAATATTAAAAGCCAGTTTGCCAGTGCATCACGTCCTAGTAGATTTATTATCTGATTCATCGATGATATTTGTGAACGAAAAGAGAAAAATGATGAGTTGATAAACTGCATTAATTTTAAAGCCAAGGCATGATTTTTTTCTAATTCTAAAACAATCTCTTTAGTAGTAGCATTGTTTTGTATAAGATTCCAAAGCTCTAAAATTTGAGTCTGTGATGCATTAAACGATGTTGTTTTTATAATATTTGGTCTCTTTAGATAGTAACCCTGAAAATAATCAACACCTTTTTGTTTATAAAGTTCATACATATCATGTGTTTCTATTTTTGAAGCAATGATTTTTTTATCTTTTGATTTTAAATACTCAATAAGCTTATCTACATATGGTTCATCAGAGTGTAGTGCATCTATTTTTACATACTCTACATACTTCAATAAAGGTACCAAAGTTTTAATAGTCGATTTATTTATTATTGAATCATTTAAACCAAATCTAAAACCTTTTTCTATCAAGTTTTTGAGTTTTGGAATAAGTTTTTTATCTAAAAAAGATGACTGTAAAATCATCAGTGTAAACTGCTCTTTTGAAATAGTATTCATAATACTATTTGATAAAAATTCTGCATCTACTCTCAAAAATCCGTTATAACACCCTACTACGTTCTCAAGTCCAAAATCATTAAGAACTTTTGCCATAGACGTGGCAGATGCTGATAGATTGTTAGAATCTATATCCTCATCATCACTTCTATACAAGATATCATAAGCAAAAATTTCATAAGATGAGTTATTAACAACTTGACGACCCAATATACTCATCTGTTCCCCTTTTTAACATTTGCTAGATAGATATTTTATCATAAAAATATTTGAGATATAATTATAAATACTAATAAACAGAGGGACAAATGGGTTGGACTTGTCAACATGATCACAAAGGTTATTGTAAACTACTGAAAAAAGATTGTCTGCCTGGGATGAAAGGGTGTATTTTAAAAAAAAGTGAATATATATTCTCTAGCGGAAGCTACGAAGAAGATAAAAAACGTGACGATGAAAAAAAAGAGCAAGATATAGATTTTGCGGCTCTAGCTAAGAGTAACTAGTTTTTCTATAATCACTCCATTATCTTCTATAAATTTTGAAATAACTTCAGAATGGTTATGCTCATACTCTTTTTCATAAACTATACGTTTAATTCCACTCGCAATAATGTTTTTTGAACAATCTGCACACGGTTCAAGTGTTACATAAATAGTAGCACCTTCAATAGAGATACCTTGACGTGCAGCCCAGATAATAGCATTCATCTCTGCATGGATCTCGTAAGTCTTAGACCATTCGTGATGTTCTTGCGTATATTCGCCTTCCCAATGTTCTGAGCAGTTTGTATATCCTGCCGGTGTACCGTTATAGCCTGTACTTAATATACGTCCATCTTTAACAATAACTGCACCAACCTGCTTGGATACACACTTAGACGCACTGGCGATTTCCGTTGCTATATTTATGAAGTTTTGATCACTTAGCATTTTTTACTCTGGCATTCTTAAAACTTTAATATTAGCACTTAACTTCATTCTCTCAAAAAATTCCCCAAGTACCATCTCACGTTTGCTACCCATTATTGTAGAGATTATCTGGTTTTTTACACTCTCAATTCCTGCTTCTTTAACATCCTCTTTTGCTTTAATGTAAAAGCTCATATAGCCGCCTTGACCGTTTGGAACTATTTGCGAAAAAGTATTTACAGAAGTATTTGACAAAAGAGATGCCAACTCAGGTGCAACTTTTTCATATTCTATATGCTGCTCATTCGTTTGAATATCCGGCGCATAAAACATAGGGTTATCTATCTTCTCTTTTAGCCTATCAGGTGATGCAGACATATATATAACTACATCAAAAGCACCAGGATGAACAAACTCGCTCTTATGAAGTTCATAGTATTCTTTTATCTCTTGCTCTGATGGCTTTGAAACTGATGAGTAAGCTATTGCACCATAAAGTTTTTGAGACATAAGTTTCTCTTTTATCTTATCTTTTAGTTGCGCCGATGTTAGTCCGTTTCTATTTCTCACAACTTCATAAAACTGACTAACACTCATATTGTTTCTTTCAGCTGTTTGTTTTATATCATCATATACTTCAGAGCTACTTACATCAATTTTGCGCTCTTTTATCTCAAGCTCTTCAAGTTTTTTTCTTACTAAAATATCTTTTGCCTGATCTGCCGAAATATTTGCTGATTCCATCTGCTCTTTTATCTCATGCAATGTTATTGGACTACCTTTAACAGTTACAGCTACACCATCAATCAACTCTGCAAAAACTACACTCGATAAAAACAATACTAATAATATTTTGTACATAAAAATCCTAACTAAATTATAATAAGCGATATTTTACCAAGCTTAAACAAATAATTATGTTAAACTTTCACAAATAAAAAAAGGGGCATTTTTATTTGACTAAGAATATTATTATATTTTTTCTATTGTTATCCAATATTTTACTTGCAGATACTCTGTCTATAGACTCAAAAAAATTTGTTTTTGATCAATTTAATATTTTAAAACTTATAGACTCATCAAACAAACTATCTATAAAAGATGTAAAAGATATTGAGTTTAAAACTCAAGTTACAAACTCTTACTCAAACGGTTTTTTAACACATCAATCTATATGGCATAAATTTTCAATTAAAAACAATCTATCGGAGAAAGCAGAATTTATTTTTCATGATGAAAAATACTACTTAGCGGCAGAATTAGATTTTTTTGTTTTAAACTCAGAAGGTGATATTATATATTCACACTATGGCGGTTTTAACAGAACTGATCATAAAAAACTAAATACTACTAAAAGCCTAAGTTTTTACAGAACATCTATAGAACCAAACCAAACATATACATTTTTAATTAAAACATATTTTGAAAGTGGGAACTCAGGTCTATACCACTACAAAATAGAAGATCTGGATACACATATATATTATGGATTATATGATAATATTTTTCAAGCATTTTTACTTGGTGGGATTTTAG
This Sulfurimonas sp. DNA region includes the following protein-coding sequences:
- a CDS encoding cytidine/deoxycytidylate deaminase family protein, yielding MLSDQNFINIATEIASASKCVSKQVGAVIVKDGRILSTGYNGTPAGYTNCSEHWEGEYTQEHHEWSKTYEIHAEMNAIIWAARQGISIEGATIYVTLEPCADCSKNIIASGIKRIVYEKEYEHNHSEVISKFIEDNGVIIEKLVTLS
- a CDS encoding peptidylprolyl isomerase gives rise to the protein MYKILLVLFLSSVVFAELIDGVAVTVKGSPITLHEIKEQMESANISADQAKDILVRKKLEELEIKERKIDVSSSEVYDDIKQTAERNNMSVSQFYEVVRNRNGLTSAQLKDKIKEKLMSQKLYGAIAYSSVSKPSEQEIKEYYELHKSEFVHPGAFDVVIYMSASPDRLKEKIDNPMFYAPDIQTNEQHIEYEKVAPELASLLSNTSVNTFSQIVPNGQGGYMSFYIKAKEDVKEAGIESVKNQIISTIMGSKREMVLGEFFERMKLSANIKVLRMPE
- a CDS encoding carbonic anhydrase; the encoded protein is MKIIKSLVYTLACSSALVAGTHWGYTGHEGPQHWGDLSPKFGMCKQGKSQSPINISKEVTVATEGLKEIKFNYTTRATEIINNGHTIQINVKDGSSIEIDGKTFDLKQFHFHTPSENQIESKNFPLEAHFVHADKDGTLAVVALMYEDGEDNKVLKKLWSRMPHKAGESNRCIMPAEMFATMMPKDKAYYRFNGSLTTPPCSEGVRWMVLKNYSHVSKAQTEEFLHLFHHANNRPVQPINARKVMK
- a CDS encoding EAL and HDOD domain-containing protein, whose translation is MSILGRQVVNNSSYEIFAYDILYRSDDEDIDSNNLSASATSMAKVLNDFGLENVVGCYNGFLRVDAEFLSNSIMNTISKEQFTLMILQSSFLDKKLIPKLKNLIEKGFRFGLNDSIINKSTIKTLVPLLKYVEYVKIDALHSDEPYVDKLIEYLKSKDKKIIASKIETHDMYELYKQKGVDYFQGYYLKRPNIIKTTSFNASQTQILELWNLIQNNATTKEIVLELEKNHALALKLMQFINSSFFSFRSQISSMNQIINLLGRDALANWLLIFMVSSKDNGDKPNHPLLLMVINRTEIMVGLLKLIKPDSSMSEKSTAYLVGMLSLIHLLFQIEHREFLHKLRVTEEVEEAMFEANGFFGQLLVMTRYIENADSSHINEFIKKYNLNEEDMQQIVSQAMIKVNQFDKMIQETF
- a CDS encoding SprT-like domain-containing protein gives rise to the protein MFVKKLEYAFILLTITALIYLSKNYYDDYQFKHNDIPQSYKNRISKKENEVLTLMQQHYGRAYKVPLIVTDKFKGRLYGLTVYKDGDVKIYLNKNVMQESIDYMVESVIAHEYAHALMFKLGDFSIKDEGHSKVWKDACIKLGGVGCAQYVNTNDVVMGKLPF
- a CDS encoding manganese efflux pump MntP family protein, translated to MIELIILAVALSMDAFAVSLGLGAKKVTLNKTLALKVGLLFGFFQGFMPLIGYLAGIGLSEFIESVDHWVAFILLALIGGKMIYESFGEPVEDEISIITNKVLLLLAIATSIDAMAAGFTLMLMSTTILLSVFVIGLTTFIFSYGGVLLGARGGAFLESKAELLGGIILIAIGLKILIEHTLF
- a CDS encoding ABC transporter ATP-binding protein, which gives rise to MQNSPITLKSIAKLILKDKKTLIYGQIATILAILISVPVPLMLPILVDEVLLDKPAHFVSVIDHFFTDANAFVYIGIVTLAVIFLRFLYYLFTVLITKIFTKIAKYVTFKIRERLLRHLKVSSMNEYETLGSGAITANLITDVNTLDSFIMNVASKLVSSVLMLLAVGAVMIMIDPIMGLLILIIQPIIMILSKNMSKKVGVLKKKENAAIEKFQDNVGETLELYGQIKASNKENFFFSDAIKHAKEVQKSSNEFGFKNIAYERLSYTIFLTMYEILRASGLLLVAYSDLSIGMMFAMFGYIWFIMTPVQDILGMQYSYSSAMAALERLNKILTLKTERSSTKQLQGNGVDITLEHLNFSYIKNKPTLKDISMNIKSGSKIALIGASGSGKTTLAQVISGFYERNSGELKFNNINIDELDKHSLRSKIFLVLQMPILFNNTLRFNITMGDHSISDEQIYQALKIAQLSQMIEGMDDGLDTIVGRHGIRLSGGQRQRLSIARMIIANPDVVIFDESTSALDVHTEVKLNATLEPILKDKTVITIAHRLSTVKGADMIYVLDDGKIVQEGTHNDLEAEEGHYMEFIKKQLI